The region CACTTCATTAACAATGGAagacactttattattattttttaaagcatctctCAACATTTCAACTCTTGGTAGAAATCAAATGCAAacatctgcatttttaaattagCATCTATTTATCTCAATCACAGCAACCTCATACAATTAAAGATACACACCGAGGAGCATGGTCACAGCATTTCCTATTCCAACCCACAAACACAGTGTTTCCGTGATGATAACCCACGCTGGACTTTCTCTTCCAGAACAAGTGGGTTATTCCTGCTTCTGTCTGCTGTGTGAGTTACGTGGCATCACGGTTGGTTAAGAGTTAGTGTAGTGCTAGAGCAGTCTGAAAATGGAAAACTGGAAAAGTCAGGACTGGGACAGGCATTGACACCTCTGAGATGTGAAAAGGAAGGAGGACATCGAAGATGGGTGCCCCCAGTGGGAGGGCCTTAGTAATCAAGTTGGTTGAAACTCAGCTTTATATACACATGGAATATCTACAAGTGATCTactagagatatatatatataaaaaagccATAGAAGATTTTGAAAACCTTAAAATCTCTCAACTGAGTTGGAAGAACATCAGCAAATTCACAGTGGCCTCAGGATTCAGCCAGATGGAAATGTGCTCAGGAGCTGAATACCTCCTCCCATCACAAAACCCACTGCAGGTCAATCCCCGTAACATTCTGTACATCACCAACACTTATGgctaaaatatattattagttCACACGGAAgcagttttattttcagaatcttGCCCCGCTCCTCCTCTGTAACCCAAAAGGATAATCCGGGGTCAGTTAATTCACATAAGGAGTTTAAGGGGCCTTCGGGTTTGGAAGCGCTGAGGCTCGGCTAAGAATCTCAGGAGGCACCCGTCTGCTGGGCGCATGCCGACTCCTGCCCACCTCTAGTGCAAAAAGGTCATGTAGGTTACAGAGGAGTCCTGGAAACAGGTGAAGAGGAGAGGACTGAGGTGGAGGGGTGGTGGGGATCCAAACCCTCTTCCTTCTGAACTGAGACTCGAGGAGACTGCAGCGCAAGGCCCACACTCAGCAAGCGGCGAAGACCAGGCTGGAGGTCCGCAGGGTGAGGTTCCCGACTCGTCACTGGGTGGTCACAGTCTGCAGGCGCAGAGACCTCTCAGCCCGGACGAGCCCCCCGAGGTGCGCACTGGAGGTAGGTGTTGAGATTGGTTGCAGGGAAGACAGCGGCTCTCCACGAGCCCAGGGGACATCATCTCTGTTCCTTCTCCAAGCCTGCACGCTCCACTTGAACTTTGGGCGGTGGCGAGCAGAGGCAACAAGGTGGAAGGGCATGAGCCCCTCCCCTGGAAGACTAAAGAACCTGGGGCATCTTTATAAATAGCTACATCGGTAATGTTTTCACCACTTTGAAACACACGGCaagttgaatatttatttaaaaataaatctcaaaaatatctATGTACAATACAGGAAGAGAAGGATGTGCAAACAACAGAAGGAGGGGGGAGGTCAGTGCCGCGGTGGAAGGTCCACACTGCAGAGCGTGAGGGCGAAGTTCACAGACCCCACGGCTGCGCTGAGCTGTGGAGGCAACAGCATGACATTCAGTGAATCCTGGGCTCGGGTCACCGTTGACGCATAGAGGCAGGGAAGGCAGGCGGGGGGGTGCCGGCGGGGGTCCCGGTGTTTGGGGACAGCGGCGGAGGGATGAGCCAGTGGAGGAGGCCCGGTGTGGCAGGAGGGCTCATTTCACAAGCCAACAGGCCTCTAGCTCACCGCTCCAGGTGTGCATCTGGAAGCGACCCGGGGGGGCCCTTCCCAATCCAAGTTGGCTTCGCCATGGGAGTGAGGGGTCGGCAAGAGTCCCAGAGATAGAAACCATCTTGAAGAAAcaagccccccccccaaaaaaaagaacaaggagtGGAGAGATTAGCAAAAAAGGAATCCCAACCGAAGCGCCACCCTCTCTCCTGCCAGACGACAAAGCAGCCATCAGTTGAAATAATCTGAGTCGGTAAGGGAACTCCCACGTGGGGTGGCCGGTCCCAGGATCTCCCAACACCCGCGTGGTCAAGGGCAGGGCTCTGCTTCTGAGATCTATGGCCTTAACACTGCTTCCCCGTGACACCAGAAAGGTCGGAGGTGTAGCCCTTGGAGCAGGGAGGCGCGGGGTGGCATCTATCTGTACACGAGATGGGAGAACTGGGTGGACTTGTAGTTCAGCTGGTTGTTGGGCATGAACTTGTGCAGCTCGCTCTTTTTGCAGCAGGGGTCGTAATGGTAGGCGCTGAGGCAGGCGTCGCAGGAGACTTTGGAACACTGGGTGCAGGTGTTGGCGGCCCCCGGGCGGTTGCAGAAGCCACAGCGggaggtggcggcggcggcgggtaGCTTGGACTTGGAGTGGAGGTGCGGCGGCCGCTCGAGGCCCTGAGTCTGGCCCGCGTACTTCTCCCGCTGGGCGGCCCCGTGGGCCAGGCTGTCGTGGCCGGAGGCTTTGCCGGGGAAGGCGCTGGGCTTGGCGGCCGGGGAGCAGGCCAGCTGGCTGTCGCAGCGCAGGCAGAGGGCGGCGCTGCAGGCCAGGCCGCAGTTCTGGCACTTGGAGAGGGCGGACTCTTTGGCGGGGGGCGAGCGCTTGTGGTAGCCGGGGTGGGCGTCGTTTCTCAGCAGCCAGACGTCGGGCCGCAGGGCGTCCTGCCTCCGGTAGGCAGCCCGGGGCTCCGCGTCCGTGTACAGATCCACGTCGTCCGGGCCAGGCAGGTAGGGGCCGCGGAGCAGGCCGAGCCCGTTGCTGGGAGCGGGGGCCGGCAGGTCGTCGGCGCCGCCGTGCGGGGAGCCGGCCACCGTCAGGAGCGAGGGCGTCGGGCGGACGATCTCGTCCTTGAACTCGTCCCCGGGCTCGGCGGCCGCCGGCTCCTTCCGGAGGCTCAGCGAGGTCTTCAGGGGAGGCTTCCGGCTCTCCCAGTAGCTGTCGTAGGTGTCCACCGACCGCGAGGGCTTGGTCACGCGGGGCTTGTAGTAGTCTTTGGCCGCCCGCTCACTGGCCGACTTCTGCAGCACCACGCGCGCCATCGAGGCCGACAGCGGCTCGCGGGCCTCGGCACGCCGCCGCAGGGCCTCTGCGCACCCCCGCGCGTCCTCCGCGCTGCCCCGGCGCTCGCTCACCACGTCCAGCTCCGTGTAGCCCTTGTCCTTGACCTGCGAGTGGATCTCCAACATCTGCTCGCACTCCACCTTGGCCAGAAAAAGTTCGAAGGAGACCATCTTCACTTGCAGCGTCTCGACCAGCTCTTTGAGCCTGTAGGCGGTCCCCAGCTCGGGCACGTAGCCCATGTAGCTCAGGATGGCTCGGATGTCCTCCTCCAGTAACGTCGACTTGACGTAGTACACGAAGGGGCCGGTGTAGGTCTAGGGgaagggagggcagaggagcagaGGTGGGTTCTTCTCTCCCAGACACACCGCGGAGACTGTACCCGGGCAGGGCGCACCCAGTCTGCACACGGGCACGTGGGGAGCGGGGGTCGGGgcagcaagtggaggctactGCTCCCCAACAACTCAGCGCAGGGGTCTGAGGGAAATGACCCTGGGGGGGGGACGGGCAGGGAGCAAAGCCACTGGCCTTCCACATGGGCTGCAGGGGCCCTGCTCCTTAGGGAGGTGCAGGGCAAACACTGATGGAGAAAGGGAATTGGGTCAGAGGCAGAAACAC is a window of Budorcas taxicolor isolate Tak-1 chromosome 13, Takin1.1, whole genome shotgun sequence DNA encoding:
- the SPATA2 gene encoding spermatogenesis-associated protein 2, encoding MGKPSSMDAKYKDDLFRKYVQFHEAQGDATPSSDESLRAAASTLLSLHKVDPFHRFRLIQFYEVVESSLRSLRSSSLRALRCAFSVLETVGINLFLCPWKKEFRSIKTYTGPFVYYVKSTLLEEDIRAILSYMGYVPELGTAYRLKELVETLQVKMVSFELFLAKVECEQMLEIHSQVKDKGYTELDVVSERRGSAEDARGCAEALRRRAEAREPLSASMARVVLQKSASERAAKDYYKPRVTKPSRSVDTYDSYWESRKPPLKTSLSLRKEPAAAEPGDEFKDEIVRPTPSLLTVAGSPHGGADDLPAPAPSNGLGLLRGPYLPGPDDVDLYTDAEPRAAYRRQDALRPDVWLLRNDAHPGYHKRSPPAKESALSKCQNCGLACSAALCLRCDSQLACSPAAKPSAFPGKASGHDSLAHGAAQREKYAGQTQGLERPPHLHSKSKLPAAAATSRCGFCNRPGAANTCTQCSKVSCDACLSAYHYDPCCKKSELHKFMPNNQLNYKSTQFSHLVYR